TAAAGTgtgaatttgataaatttttctttgatttttatctTGCAAAATAAGTGAATGAGCAACATCTATGGTAGGCAAAGGGTTCATCATGAGAATATTTCATCTTGCCTGTGCATAGATGTCATTCAATCCCATTATGAATTGAATCAACCTCTAATCCTCAAGTGACTTAGTCAACTTTGCCTTCCCTTCACAAGCACAAACACATAAACAACATATGATAACATTCAAAGCATCTAGTTCATCCCACAGTCGTTTGAGCTTAGTGAAGTATCCTGCAATGTCACTATTACCATGTACTAATCCTGATAGATCCTTTTGCAGATGATAAAGCTTGGCTCCATTTGATCTTTCAAATCTCTGCTCCACGCTGTCCCAAAGCTTTTTTGCAATTTTGTAGTATATCACACTATCTACAATATCCTTTGAGAGAGCATTTAGGATCCAAGAGATGACTATATCATTGACACAGCTCCATTGTTCATGATCCAAAGATTTCAGATTTGGAGATCGATAAGCTCCATTGATGAAACCAAGCTTCTTCTTGGCTGACAAAGATAGGAGAATAGATCTCCTCCACCCTGGGTATCCTCTTCCATCAAACACAATGTTGACTAGAGTCATCCCAGGTGAATCAGAATTGTTGAGATGATAAAGGTGATTGACATCATAGCTGATTGGCTTTACAACATTGCTCGTATCATCAGTAGATGTGATGGTTGTTTCAGGCATTTTAGATTACTGATTATGAAGATGAATCTGATGTAAATGAATTTGATGGTTGAACTATTGGATCGAGCTTATTTCTCTGATACCATATACGAATTAAAGAATAGATTTAATTAAAATTTTCTCTGTTGTATTTCATCACTATtattgtacatgtatatatacacttacatctaaaaaaataaagaataacaGGAAAGAGAAGACTATGCACAGTTGTCCTATTCTAATTTGCCTACTAATAACAGAATCATTCTCTCTATACAACTAACTATATTCCCTCACATGTTAGTCACGTGAGAGAAGGAAGGTTCTAGTGTTAAAACTACCTGATGGTGTATAATTAATCCATCATGAGTTGATCCAAGGGCTGAGACTCTTCCACGTATTTTAAACATTGAGCTGAGTATAACATGGGTTATATCGAACATAACACATTTGGTCGGAACAAGGAAGCTTCTAGGCCATCTTCTTCTTCACCCCTTTTCTCCATCTCTAGGCAAAACTCCATGAAACTTAGAATTAGGATGGGGTTTCTTCTCCCCAACAGTATCATCGGTGTCGCAATTTAAAATTTGTCCCCATTTAAGGAATTTGAGTGAAATAGCTTTGGGGCATAACTTGGTATACAAACCTTGTTAGATTGACAAAACTTGTCTTGTTCGCAAGTTATGCGGGCGGGGCATAACTTTGATACAAATTTGATAGAATTCTAGGGTCCACCAAGCACTATAGAGAACCATGTTCTCTATCGGTTTCCATAGATTATGCAAACACAGCAGAAAGTAAATAACACGGAgagtttttacatggaaaattttcagctcaacgggattaaaaaccacgacctacccttgtaggatttcaacttcactactgagcaactttcaGATTACGACATATGCAActtaggaattaacctcttaatccctcactaacttgtaacataCTATTACAAGCCATTTTATAATAATTCTATTATAAAGACTTTACAACTcaactaactctagccaagatacacacacaagggtttatgatttataAAGGGTTTCCTACGGAATGCTTCCaaacaagctaagtaggaattacaattgaagaactattacaaagttacaactcaactaaggacatacaataacTTGATAtggggaactggtccgtagtagtgttgttctttgttcttgatgcacttgagaatcgTTTTCTTGATGATCAATCACAGTGAGTGTGCTTGAgtaaattctctaagtgttcaagtgatTTATTTTACCTTCCATGATGTTAATAATACATTTGCGACATCACTaggatgatgtaagcaaggtaggtaaaagacacttcccataaagttgactgctgcactgtttctgcactgtagcgtgtgcaggcaACAAATTTATAGTTAGGGTTGTTGACTTGTGCAGCTTCCTCGGGAAACGGTAGTTATATGTTCCCTCTATTATTCCTTTGACGCTGAAGAGTTGAACAATATC
The sequence above is drawn from the Nicotiana tabacum cultivar K326 chromosome 13, ASM71507v2, whole genome shotgun sequence genome and encodes:
- the LOC107761308 gene encoding uncharacterized protein LOC107761308; protein product: MPETTITSTDDTSNVVKPISYDVNHLYHLNNSDSPGMTLVNIVFDGRGYPGWRRSILLSLSAKKKLGFINGAYRSPNLKSLDHEQWSCVNDIVISWILNALSKDIVDSVIYYKIAKKLWDSVEQRFERSNGAKLYHLQKDLSGLVHGNSDIAGYFTKLKRLWDELDALNVIICCLCVCACEGKAKLTKSLED